AGGCCCTTGCGCACGACGGGGTCGACGGCGGAGAAGGGCTCGTCCATCAGCAGCACCGGCGGATCGGCGGCGAGCGCCCGGGCCACGCCGACGCGCTGCTGCTGGCCCCCGGAGAGCTGGTACGGGTACCGCGTGGCCAGCGCGGTGTCCAGCCCGACCCGTTCCATCAGTTCCGCGGCGCGCGCCCGCGCCTTCTGCCTGCTCCAGCCCAGCAGGCGGGGCACGGTGGCGATGTTGTCGACGATGGTGCGGTGCTGGAAGAGCCCGGCGTTCTGGATGACGTACCCCATCGACCGACGCAGGGTGTTGACCGGCTGCTGCCGGACGTCCTTGCCGTCGAGGAGGATGCTGCCCTCGGTGGGCTCCACCATCCGGTTGATCATCCGCAGTGTGGTCGTCTTGCCGCAGCCCGAGGGGCCGACGAGGACGGTGATCGAGCGGTCCGGTACCTCCAAGGACAGCCGGTCGACCGCGACCGTGCCGTCCGGGTACCGCTTCGTGACTGAATCTATCCGTATCAAAACGCCGAATACCCTCCGGGTCTGGCAGATTTCTGCCCTCTTTCGGCCACGGTCTTCGATGCGCAGGCCGCTGCGGGGAGAGTCTAGACCGCGAGTGTCCCGGCGCTCCGGCGGCCACGGCGGGCGCCGTGTCCGCACGGGGCACCGGTGACCGGCGCGCCGCCCCCGTACGGGGCCGGGAGGGCGGCCGGACGAGCCCGCCGGGTGCGCGGCGGCCGGGCCCCGCACCGGCCGGGCCCGGCCGCGCGCCGTGCTCGCTCAGCCCCCGTCGGTGGCCAGCCGCAGCGAGACGGAGTTGATGCAGTACCGCTGGTCGGTCGGGGTCGGATAGCCCTCGCCCGCGAAGACGTGGCCCAGGTGGGAACCGCAGCGGGCGCAGCGGACCTCGGTGCGGACCATGCCGTGGGAGCGGTCCTCGACCAGTTCCACCGCGTCGGTGTCCTTCGGGTCGTAGAAACTCGGCCAGCCGCAGTGCGACTCGAACTTGGTGCCGGAGGTGAACAGCTCGGCACCGCAGGCCCGGCAGGAGTAGACGCCCTCGGCCCTGGTGTCCGTGTACTCGCCGGTGAAGGCCGGCTCGGTGGCCCCCTGGCGCAGTACGGCGTACTCCGTCGGGGTCAGCTCCGCCCGCCACTGCTCGTCCGGCTTCTCCACGTCGTACGACATCGAGCCTCAGCCCCTTCCGTGCTGCCTACCGCCGTGCGAGGCGGTCCAGGATCCGCGGGCCCAGGTCGGTCACGTCACCTGCGCCCATGGTGAGAACGAGATCACCGGGCTTCGCCATTCCCGCGACCAGCTCGGGGATCTCCGTCCCGTCGGGCACGGCGGTGACGTCGGCGCCCGCCGCGCGCGCGGCCTCGACGATCAGCTCGCTGGTCACGCCGGGGATCGGGTCCTCGCGGGCCGGGTAGACGTCCAGGACGGCGGAGGCGTCCGCGAGGGCCAGCGCCCGGCCCATCTCCTCGCCCAGCTCCTGGGTGCGGGAGAACAGGTGCGGCTGGAAGACGACGAGGATGCGCGCGTCACCGGCGGCCCCCCGCATGGCCTCCAGGTCGGCGGTCATCTCCGTGGGGTGGTGGGCGTAGGAGTCGATCACCTGGACGCCGGCCGCCTCGCCCTTGAGCTGCAGGCGCCGCTTGACCCCGGTGTACGCGGCGAGCGCGGGCGCCAGCTCGCCGGCCGGGATGCCGAGGGCGGCGCCGGCGGTGAGCGCGGCGACGGCGTTGAGGGCGTAGTGCCGGCCGGGTACGGAGACCGTGAAGGTCAGCTCCTGTCCGTCCAGCCGGGCGGTGACCCGGCTGCGCAGCCCCTGCGGCACGATCGACAGGACCCGGACGTCGGCGTCCTCGGCCTCGCCGTACGTCACCGTCCGCACCGATCCGGCCAGCCGCCGGGTCAGCTCGCGGGCGCCCTCGTGGTCGGCGGAGACCACCAGCGTGCCGCCGGGCACGATCCGGCCGGCGAAGGTCTCGAAGGACGCGTGGATCTCGTCCATCGAGGCGTAGTTGGCGTGGTGGTCCAGCTCGACGTTGAGGACGATGGCGACCTCGGGCGCGTACTTGTGGAAGCTGCGGTCCGACTCGTCCGCCTCGGCGACGAAGAGGTCGCCCTCGCCGTGCAGCGCGTTCGAGCCGGGCGCGTCCAGGTCGCCGCCGATGGCGTACGACGGCCGCAGCCCCAGCTCGGTGAGGGAGACCGCCAGCATGGAGGTGGTGGTGGTCTTGCCGTGGGTGCCGGCCACCGCGACGGGCCGCGCCCCCTCCATCAGCGCGGCCAGCGCGTCGGCCCGGTGCACCACGGGGATGCCCAGCCCGGCGGCGCGGACCAGCTCCGGGTTGTCCTCGCGGATCGCCGACGACACGACGACGCAGCTGGCGTCGTCGGCGAGGTGCGCGGCGGCGTGCCCGACGTGCACGGTGACGCCCAGCGCCCGCAGCGCCCCGACGGTCGCCGACTCCTTGGCGTCGCTGCCGGTGACCTGGGCCCCGCGCTGCGCGAGGATCTTCGCGATCCCCGACATCCCGGCGCCGCCGATGCCGATGAAGTGCGGTCGGTCCATGGCGGCAGGAAGTCCGGGTGCCATGCGCTTTTCTCCCCAAGATCCGGTACGAGGCTGAGCAGCCCTAGCCTATGCGCTGGAGCGCCGGGTGCCGCGCGGGGGACGCACCGCTCCCCGGTCCGGTCCGGACGAGGGACCTGCCCTGCCCGGTCCGGACGAGGGACCCTAGGCCTTGCTGTGGGAGAACAGCTTCAGCACCGGTACGCCCACCCGGTGCCGCGCCCGCGAGGCCCAGTCACGGTGGAAGAACTCCTCCACGTAGTGCGGGTCGGTCAGCACGATCACCTCGTCCGCGCGCACCTCGGCGACCAGCCCCTTCAGCGCGTCCAGCGGGTGCTCCTCGACCAGCCGCCCCTCCGCCCCGCTGCCCGCCGCACGCAGGGCCTGCAAGGACACCTCCAGGGCCCGCTGCCCGACGCTCTTGGCCTCTTCGCCCTCGGGGGTCTCCCCCTCGCGGACGGCTTCGTCCAGTTCGCCGAGCGCGACGTCGTCGATGGCCCGCAGCAGGCGGTCCGCCTGGTCCCCGCGGGGCTGGAGCAGCACGTGGAAGACGACCGGCTCGTCCCCGTGCAAGGTGGTGACGAACTCCACGTCGGCGGACGTCAGGGCCTTCTCGATCATCAGAACGCTTGTGAACACCCGGCGCCTCTTTCTCCTTCGGGGCCCGTCGGCCCTGCGTCCTCCGCGGGCCCGGCAGGGCCCTGCGGAAACCATCCTGCCCCGTGAGCGGACGAGTAGTACCGGACGGGGGGCCGCCCGCCGGAAGTGAAACGGAACGGTCGATTCCACCGATGTCAGACACGCTGGTAGCGGCTGAACAGGAATCCGTCCTCCTCCAGCAGGGACACGAGTGCGAAGCGGTGCGGGACGGCGACGGACGGGCCCCGGGCGATGCGCTGCGCGTCGCCCGCGGTCAGCATCGGCGAGACGGTCAGGCACAGCTCGTCGAGCACACGGGCGGCGACCAGCTGGCCCAGCAGCCGGGGCCCGCCCTCGGTGAGCAGCCGGGTGTGGCCGAGGGCGGCGAGGGCGTCCACCGCGCGGGCGGGGTCGACGGTCCCGCCCGCGCCGGCGACGACCACGCGGGCGCCGGCCCGCTCGGCGGCGGCCACGCGGTCCGGGTCCGCGGCGGCGCCGGTGAGCACGAGCGTGGGCACCAGGGGCGAGGTGAACAGCGGCAGGGAGAAGTCCAGCTCCAGTCCCGCGCTGACGATCGCGACGGCCGGAACCGGGGCCTGTCCGGCGGCCGCTCGGGCGGCCGCGAACTCCGCACGCGCGCGGGCCGGGCGGTACCCCTCCTGCCGTACCGTTTCCGCACCGACCAGGACGACGTCCGCCAGCGCCCGCAGCGTGCCGAAGATCCGCATGTCGGCGGCGCTGGAGATCGGCTGCGAGCGCCCCTCGTGCTGGGCCGCGCCGTCCAGGGACGAGACCATGTTGGCCCTCAGCCACGGCCGGGGGTCGCCGGCGGGGGGTTCCGGGTAGGCGTAGGCGGCGGCCAGCTCGGCGAGGCCCCACTCGTGCCCCCCGCCCCCGGCCGCACCGTCCCCCGGCGTCCCGCCCCGGGCGGGAGCTGCTGTTTCGTCGGTCACAGGGAACAGGCGTCGCATGCCGTGCAGTGTGACACGGCGCTTAGCATGGGTGACCGTGTCCTCCTCCTCCACCGCCCCCGGAACCGGCCCCCTGACCGGCGCGGAACCGCTGTCCCTGTGCTCGCGCGAGCCCCGCGTCCCCGCGGACCGGCTGGTCGCCGAGATGGTGCCGCCGCCCCGCTTCGACTCGGTCCGCTTCTCGACGTACGTCCCGGACGCCGGCCGGCCGAGCCAGACCGAGGCCGTACGGGTGCTGGAGGGTTTCGCGGCCGGGCTCGGCGGCGCGCAGCCCCCGGGCACCGGCCGGCGCGGCCTGTTCGGGTTCGGCAGGTCCAGGGCGTCCAGGACCCCGGCCGGCCCCCGCGGCGTCTACCTCGACGGCGGCTACGGCGTCGGCAAGACCCACCTGCTCGCCTCCCTCTGGCACGCCGCCCCCGCCGAGCCCGCCCGCAAGGCGTTCGGCACCTTCGTGGAGCTGACCAACCTGGTCGGCGCCCTCGGCTTCCAGGAGACGGTGCGGACCCTGTCCGGTCACAGCCTGCTATGCATCGACGAGTTCGAGCTGGACGACCCCGGCGACACGGTCCTGGTGTCGACGCTGCTCGGCAGGCTGGTCGAGGCGGGCGTGGCGCTCGCCGCCACCTCCAACACGCTGCCCGGCAGGCTCGGCGAGGGCCGGTTCGCGGCGGCCGACTTCCTGCGCGAGATCCAGGGCCTGTCGGCCCACTTCCGCACCCTGCGCATCGACGGCGAGGACTACCGGCACCGCGGCCTGCCTAAGGCGCCGGCGCCGTTCACCGACGAGGAGGTCGCGAAGGCGGCCCGCGCCACCGCGGGCGCCTCCCTGGACGGCTTCCCGCAGCTGCTGGAGCACCTGGCCAGGGTGCACCCGAGCCGGTAC
This is a stretch of genomic DNA from Streptomyces sp. TG1A-8. It encodes these proteins:
- the msrB gene encoding peptide-methionine (R)-S-oxide reductase MsrB, with the translated sequence MSYDVEKPDEQWRAELTPTEYAVLRQGATEPAFTGEYTDTRAEGVYSCRACGAELFTSGTKFESHCGWPSFYDPKDTDAVELVEDRSHGMVRTEVRCARCGSHLGHVFAGEGYPTPTDQRYCINSVSLRLATDGG
- the murC gene encoding UDP-N-acetylmuramate--L-alanine ligase produces the protein MAPGLPAAMDRPHFIGIGGAGMSGIAKILAQRGAQVTGSDAKESATVGALRALGVTVHVGHAAAHLADDASCVVVSSAIREDNPELVRAAGLGIPVVHRADALAALMEGARPVAVAGTHGKTTTTSMLAVSLTELGLRPSYAIGGDLDAPGSNALHGEGDLFVAEADESDRSFHKYAPEVAIVLNVELDHHANYASMDEIHASFETFAGRIVPGGTLVVSADHEGARELTRRLAGSVRTVTYGEAEDADVRVLSIVPQGLRSRVTARLDGQELTFTVSVPGRHYALNAVAALTAGAALGIPAGELAPALAAYTGVKRRLQLKGEAAGVQVIDSYAHHPTEMTADLEAMRGAAGDARILVVFQPHLFSRTQELGEEMGRALALADASAVLDVYPAREDPIPGVTSELIVEAARAAGADVTAVPDGTEIPELVAGMAKPGDLVLTMGAGDVTDLGPRILDRLARR
- a CDS encoding indole-3-glycerol phosphate synthase, giving the protein MFTSVLMIEKALTSADVEFVTTLHGDEPVVFHVLLQPRGDQADRLLRAIDDVALGELDEAVREGETPEGEEAKSVGQRALEVSLQALRAAGSGAEGRLVEEHPLDALKGLVAEVRADEVIVLTDPHYVEEFFHRDWASRARHRVGVPVLKLFSHSKA
- a CDS encoding pyrimidine reductase family protein; this translates as MRRLFPVTDETAAPARGGTPGDGAAGGGGHEWGLAELAAAYAYPEPPAGDPRPWLRANMVSSLDGAAQHEGRSQPISSAADMRIFGTLRALADVVLVGAETVRQEGYRPARARAEFAAARAAAGQAPVPAVAIVSAGLELDFSLPLFTSPLVPTLVLTGAAADPDRVAAAERAGARVVVAGAGGTVDPARAVDALAALGHTRLLTEGGPRLLGQLVAARVLDELCLTVSPMLTAGDAQRIARGPSVAVPHRFALVSLLEEDGFLFSRYQRV
- the zapE gene encoding cell division protein ZapE, producing the protein MSSSSTAPGTGPLTGAEPLSLCSREPRVPADRLVAEMVPPPRFDSVRFSTYVPDAGRPSQTEAVRVLEGFAAGLGGAQPPGTGRRGLFGFGRSRASRTPAGPRGVYLDGGYGVGKTHLLASLWHAAPAEPARKAFGTFVELTNLVGALGFQETVRTLSGHSLLCIDEFELDDPGDTVLVSTLLGRLVEAGVALAATSNTLPGRLGEGRFAAADFLREIQGLSAHFRTLRIDGEDYRHRGLPKAPAPFTDEEVAKAARATAGASLDGFPQLLEHLARVHPSRYGALTDGVTAVCLTGVRPVPDQSTALRLVVLADRLYDREVPVLASGLPFDRLFSEEMLNGGYRKKYFRAMSRLTALAREAEGLVTP